The following nucleotide sequence is from Cucurbita pepo subsp. pepo cultivar mu-cu-16 unplaced genomic scaffold, ASM280686v2 Cp4.1_scaffold000399, whole genome shotgun sequence.
ATACACTCAAAAACCAGTCCAATGAAGCACAGACACCATTATTGATCTAATCTAATATTCTATATTTCTAATAAAGATATCTGAAATTTGTGATACATAGACAAACTacttaaaacaataaaagcaGGCAACCCAACCCATTTAAGCAAAATCTGTATAGGTTCAAATTTGGACAAACCAAAAGAAATCTAGGAACAATCTGAAATTGTTTTCAGAATAGTAAAGGGAgtaagaggggaacaaaatttaatgactGCAGCTACCTGGGGAcagcaaaataaataaataaataaataaataaataaaatgaaaaacaaaaacacagaAACTcacaacttttcttttcttttcttttcttttctttttagttctGTAAGAAAGAATAAGACCCCAGGAAGCCATGGGCAAAAAGAGAAGCTCCCAGTGGAATTGAAATGAAGGGAAAAGTGGTCTTGTTTTCTCGGATTATTTATgcaattattataaattttgaagtaggtctcaaaataaaataaaagaaagtgaagaaggaaggaagaaataaaagagagattagaaaatgggtaaaaataaagttggaaATACCTTCAAAATCTCAAACATTATATTTTGAGGAAGAGAAAGAGTGAGTCTGAATCCCGAGGAGCAGTGGAAAAAAAGATGGCCGATTGAATCGAATCTCCGGAACAGACAGACACCTCTTCTGTAATTTCTGAGAAATctagagaaacagagagatggacaaataaataaaaataaaagacagagaatatatatatatatacattttattGAAACTTTATAACCAAAAATCCCACCAGTTATTTCGCatttattatttccatttctGCTGCTGCTTCTTGTTCATCAAATTAGGAGGGGATTGCTTCtgtgttttctgttttttttttttttttttttttttttttttttttttttttttttttttttttttattcagaTCCAAATCTTGTCTTTCCcaaattccaaattccaaattccCACAAAATTTCCTCCAAGGACTTTCACGTCACTCCCCCCCTCCCTAATTTAATGCATTTGTTTGTAATATCTTCTTTTGCAAACGGGAAATTTAAAAGTGGTTTGGCTTTCTTTAATTGTCGTATCCAGTGAACCAACGCAGATGGGATACATTTTACCTTTTTCCTACtgtcaaacatttaattatttctttctttgtttcattattattagaaTATATTATGAATTGTGTCTCGAAACTCCAATTTCGAGGTCCTTTCTGGGTTCCCATTACTAATTTCACGCTATTTATTTTAGGCTTTCAACATGAGAGAGATTTCGCAATATTGGCAGGAGGTGTACACTAATATAGATCCTCCAAAACAGGAGTTAGCAAATGACAAGTAATTTTGGTGCTGACCAATTTGTGGAGCCAAGCAACCCAAAGGAATTTCACCATTGAAACGCAATTCAattcataaatagtaaaaagacAGTTCTAAGATTCTTAATCACTATGTTAACACAACAATAAAGGCAAactttttagttcaatttctAAATAGTTGATTCCTAGTTGCGTTTCTACCGTGTGTCCGTGTGTCCATTTAGAATTTGATTCCACAACGGAAAGTTTAGGTATTCTCTTATTTGTTTCTAAGACAAAAGACAATACTCACATACCACTACGTATCTCTCTAGGAAGATTCATACAAAAACACCCAACAAAAAATTGCttcaacccaaacccaaataTGTCAACAGTAAAGTTTAccgaaaaaaatattttgttagcATGGTTAGTAACTATCCTGCTAGTAAAAAACAAAtgttaaaatatgaattaagAAATATCTCAATCTGCCAATATTGACTAACAAGAAtacatacataaataaataaatatggaaGTGACTTGTAATTCGATAATGAATTAGTTGGGACAAGCTAAAGAGAGAATTTTGAGGAAAATATTGacaattattcatttataatttaagccTTTTTAAGGCTGAAAGTCGACttcagatatatatatatatataatttgggTTTAAGAAAGTTGGGAAGTGAAGGAATTGATAATTATTGGAGAAGAATGAGGAGATTTAGGAAAAAGGGGAAATGGGATTGGAGAGTGGGATTGGGTTGTTTTCAGTGACTTTGGGGATACGatataaacaaacaaaggGCTTTCGCTTTCTGTGGGTGTgctcttcatttttatttttgggattTTATCTTTAGTATGGCCGTTCGTAGGTCCTACTTATTCAAATCTTAGCAATTTTGAATCAATAATGCCGTTTCAGAAccatctcattttcttttctgttctataaaacaaaaatcatataattcttaataattagttttggttttcaatttttttacaaaaaggTAGACTCAAATGTTTAGTAAAAATACATAGTACCTTCACGACGCATCTTCTCTACACTTCTTCTTTCCTCCCTCTCTCACGTCCCTAGACCCTAAAGAGATGGAGGATAAGTGGACACTTGCTAGccaaaaaaacatgaaaaacgAGAGGGGGTGacaattaatagaaaaaacgTGAACGGGTAGGATTTTGCAGGGCTAGttcaagagaaaaagagacagaatttttcttgaattttgtgtACGTGTGCCCAACGAGCgcaagaaaaaaaggaagaagcaCGAGCAcgaaggagaaagaagcacAAGAGACTAGAGAGGGagatgttgaggattgttggaagaggagtcccacatcggctaattaaggggttgatcatatgtttataagtaagtaaggaatatatctccattgatacgaagctttttggggaaatcaaaagcaaaaccataaAAGCTTATGcacaaagtgaacaatatcacaCCATTATGGAGGGtatgtgattcctaacatggtatcagagtcatgcccttaacttagtcatgtcattAGAATCCtaaaatgtcgaacaaagaagttgtgagtctcaaaggtgtagtcaaaagtaatttaagtgtcaaacaaagggtgtaATTTATTCGAGGGCTCTAAAGGAGtagagtctcgattaaggggaggctgttcgaacGATTCATAGGCCTCagaggaggctctatggtgtaatttgttcgaggggaggaggACTATTGAGGATttttgggagaggagtcctacatcgactaattaaggggttgatcatgggtttacaagtaagaaatacatttttattggTACAAGACCTTTtgaagaaaccaaaagtaaaaccatGACAACTTGGACTCAAAATTGACAATATCATTACGGAGTGTCTTTGATTTCTAACTCGAGAGAGTGAAGGTATTATGATATTACTTGGTGTTATGCTAGTAAAATGTTATAAAtccttattttcaaaattcaggTCTTATTCCATTTGGTCCCAAATTTTGGTTCcttgataaataaatattttttaatatacattttttaaaattaattaattttttttttttttttttttttttttttcctcttccgattaaagaataaaatcaGGGGTGGAAAAACACATGAAGGATAATATTGCAGgagataaagaaagaaagaaagaaagaaagaaagaaagaaagaaagaaagaaagaaagaaagaaagaaagaaagaaagaaagaaagaaagaaagaaagaaagaaagaaagaaagaaagaaagaaagaaagaaagaaagaaagaaagaaagaaagaaagaaagaaagaaagaaagaaagaaagaaagaaagaaagaaagaaagaaagaaagaaagaaagaaagaaagaaagaaagaaagaaagaaagaaagaaagaaagaaagaaagaaagaaagaaagaaagaaagaaagaaagaaagatgattCTCACCTTTGGGTATAATGCAGGGGAGAAACGTGAAGTGACCATCCATCGTCAGAAAGAGCCTGCTTCCACCCACAATCATAATCACATCCAAACGAGAAAGTCTCATTCCCAGAAGCTTTACAGGTTCCTCTTCCATAGTGTACTTCACTTCTAAGCACACATTTTCAGCCATTACAAAATCTGAAGTAACCCAACAAAGAACAGAAATGAAAATCGCAGAAACAGAAAGGAaagaacccaacccaaatggGCAAGAGAAGAGGAGACAAAGGTTATTGAAATCATTGGCCTTTATAGATTGAAAGATGAGCAGCAGAGCAAGAACAGCAGTGGAGGCCATAGCCCTCCAACGATCACATATCAGAGAAATGGCCatgttccttttttcttttttccggTTCCATTAGTTGTGGTTTTTCTCCTGATATAATCTTATCGGAGttcaaaagagaataaaatccaacattcattaaaaattttggcTCATTTTCCTCTTAATTAACCAACTTGAACTAATCCGGAGGGAAATAGAAAAGATataacttttcaattatttttcaagtttaaaatGGCATGTCATCCcttacaataataaaaaaaagtacttcatattgaaaaaattgtttttcatAGCTCTGTGTTTTCATCAAAAAAAGATGTTGTAATCAATTAATGAAAGTACTCAATACtacattgaaaaaaatctaTATGGGTACTACACATTAATTAAATGCCATTCCatcatcttttttaaaatcaagtgGAGTTCACTGTTAtccaaaaaagaattataaagtCAAAAGTGTAGTATGAACAACGTGATTATCATACCTAGAAAGNGTGTAG
It contains:
- the LOC111785194 gene encoding uncharacterized protein LOC111785194 isoform X2, which translates into the protein MSILREWSMCIQKDSCRGIKPSFPLASWTLNKLDFVMAENVCLEVKYTMEEEPVKLLGMRLSRLDVIMIVGGSRLFLTMDGHFTFLPCIIPKDFSEITEEVSVCSGDSIQSAIFFSTAPRDSDSLFLFLKI
- the LOC111785194 gene encoding uncharacterized protein LOC111785194 isoform X1 codes for the protein MAISLICDRWRAMASTAVLALLLIFQSIKANDFNNLCLLFSCPFGLGSFLSVSAIFISVLCWVTSDFVMAENVCLEVKYTMEEEPVKLLGMRLSRLDVIMIVGGSRLFLTMDGHFTFLPCIIPKDFSEITEEVSVCSGDSIQSAIFFSTAPRDSDSLFLFLKI